The following proteins come from a genomic window of Syntrophales bacterium:
- a CDS encoding shikimate kinase: MRIVLVGYRGCGKSTVGRLLAEQLGLPFFDTDARIEELAGRTVRRIVDDGGWGEFRALERRVIAELPDERCVVALGGGAVLDRANVEALETDGFFVWLTAGTNVILERLDADGKTAEQRPPLTEGGVREEVERLLRERLPVYRLVADLAIDTSHRSTIEVTEMIAEYVVRRLSVPAACPQSGV, from the coding sequence ATGAGAATCGTCCTCGTGGGATACCGGGGCTGTGGCAAGAGCACTGTCGGCCGGCTGCTGGCGGAGCAGCTGGGACTGCCTTTTTTCGATACCGATGCGCGGATCGAGGAACTAGCAGGGCGGACCGTCCGGCGGATCGTGGACGACGGGGGCTGGGGGGAGTTTCGGGCCCTCGAGCGCCGGGTCATCGCGGAACTGCCGGATGAGCGATGCGTCGTCGCGCTGGGGGGCGGGGCCGTTCTGGACCGGGCGAACGTGGAAGCCCTGGAAACGGACGGTTTTTTCGTCTGGCTCACCGCCGGAACGAATGTCATCCTGGAGCGGCTGGACGCCGACGGAAAGACGGCGGAACAGCGGCCTCCGCTGACGGAGGGCGGCGTCCGGGAGGAAGTGGAGCGGCTGCTCCGGGAGCGTCTTCCCGTCTATCGCCTTGTGGCGGACCTGGCCATCGACACATCCCACCGCTCCACCATCGAAGTAACAGAAATGATCGCAGAATACGTCGTGCGGCGGCTTTCCGTTCCGGCGGCCTGTCCGCAATCGGGCGTTTAA
- a CDS encoding aminodeoxychorismate/anthranilate synthase component II yields the protein MILMIDNYDSFTYNLVQYLGQLGEDVVVRRNDETTLEEIEAMAPEAIVLSPGPCSPDEAGITLDVVRRFHEEIPILGICLGHQAIGQAFGGRVVRAERVMHGKTSPVVNDGRTTFRGMPNPVTAGRYHSLVVERGSLPDCLAVSAETEEGEIMGIRHQTHPVEGLQFHPESILTPNGKRMLRNFLETYVRKEDRSC from the coding sequence ATGATCCTGATGATCGATAACTACGACTCGTTTACCTACAACCTGGTCCAGTACCTGGGCCAGCTGGGAGAAGACGTGGTCGTCCGGCGGAACGACGAGACCACCCTGGAGGAGATCGAGGCCATGGCGCCGGAGGCCATCGTCCTGTCCCCCGGCCCCTGCTCCCCGGATGAGGCGGGCATCACCCTCGACGTCGTCCGGCGCTTCCACGAAGAGATCCCCATCCTGGGCATCTGCCTCGGCCACCAGGCCATCGGGCAGGCCTTCGGCGGCCGGGTGGTCCGGGCGGAGCGGGTGATGCACGGCAAGACGTCCCCCGTCGTGAACGACGGCAGGACGACCTTCCGGGGGATGCCCAATCCCGTGACGGCGGGGCGGTACCACTCGCTCGTCGTCGAGCGGGGAAGCCTCCCGGACTGCCTGGCCGTCAGCGCCGAGACGGAGGAAGGTGAAATCATGGGAATCCGGCACCAGACGCATCCCGTCGAGGGGCTCCAGTTTCACCCCGAGTCGATCCTGACGCCGAACGGGAAGCGGATGCTCCGGAATTTCCTCGAAACTTACGTGCGGAAGGAGGATCGGTCATGCTGA
- the aroA gene encoding 3-phosphoshikimate 1-carboxyvinyltransferase, translating into MKRIEPAGPLRAVVAAPGSKSYTQRALIMAALAGGRSVLRNALDAEDSVRLVQALRSLGAGIRWEGEDLVVTGTGGTLTPPGSALFLGNNGTAMRLLTSVVALGNGTFTLTGDRRLCERPVGPLQEALVALGVDIATEGDRGCPPVTVRGRGLPGGRVVLRDLDSSQYVSSLLISAPYASGDVTVVLEGHVPSLPYVDVTVETMRQFGVEVHREHARAFVVPHGQRYAGGTYFVEGDVSSASYFFLAAAVTGGTVRVERINPRTRQGDIGILGILEEFGCTVRRGEGEVEVAGGALANGDRVFDLGNMPDMVPTLAVLAALRPGRTVITGVAHLRVKESDRLAALAAELRKTGISAEERPDGLVIEGGRPRGAEIETYNDHRIAMSFAVLGLAVPGMAIRDERCVAKSFPRFWEMLEGLNA; encoded by the coding sequence ATGAAACGCATTGAACCCGCCGGTCCTCTCCGGGCCGTCGTCGCGGCTCCGGGATCGAAGAGCTACACCCAGCGGGCCCTGATCATGGCCGCCCTGGCGGGGGGGCGGTCCGTTCTCCGGAACGCCCTGGACGCGGAGGACTCCGTGCGCCTCGTGCAGGCCCTTCGCTCCCTCGGAGCCGGGATCCGATGGGAAGGGGAGGACCTGGTTGTCACAGGCACGGGAGGGACGCTTACCCCCCCCGGGAGTGCGCTTTTCCTGGGAAACAACGGAACGGCCATGCGGCTCCTGACCTCCGTGGTCGCCCTTGGGAACGGGACCTTCACGCTGACAGGGGACCGCCGCCTTTGCGAGCGCCCTGTTGGCCCCCTCCAGGAGGCTCTGGTCGCGCTGGGCGTCGACATCGCAACGGAAGGGGACCGGGGGTGCCCTCCCGTCACGGTCCGGGGCCGCGGCCTTCCGGGCGGACGGGTTGTGCTCAGGGATCTGGACAGCAGCCAGTACGTCTCGTCCCTCCTCATCAGCGCCCCCTACGCTTCCGGGGACGTGACCGTGGTCCTGGAAGGGCATGTCCCATCGCTCCCGTATGTGGACGTCACCGTGGAGACCATGCGGCAGTTCGGCGTCGAGGTCCATCGCGAACATGCTCGCGCGTTCGTCGTTCCCCATGGACAGCGCTATGCCGGGGGAACCTATTTTGTAGAGGGGGACGTCTCCAGTGCGTCCTATTTCTTCCTGGCCGCCGCAGTCACGGGGGGAACCGTCCGGGTGGAACGCATCAACCCCCGTACCCGGCAGGGAGACATTGGAATCCTGGGCATCCTGGAGGAGTTCGGCTGCACGGTCCGGCGCGGAGAAGGCGAGGTGGAGGTCGCAGGCGGGGCTCTTGCGAACGGGGATCGTGTCTTCGATCTCGGGAACATGCCCGACATGGTTCCGACCCTGGCCGTGCTTGCGGCCCTGCGGCCCGGACGAACGGTGATTACCGGGGTCGCGCACCTGCGGGTGAAGGAAAGCGACCGCCTGGCCGCCCTGGCGGCGGAGTTGAGGAAGACGGGCATCTCCGCCGAGGAGAGGCCCGACGGCCTGGTCATCGAGGGGGGGCGGCCCCGGGGCGCCGAGATCGAGACCTACAACGACCACCGCATCGCCATGAGCTTTGCCGTCCTGGGGCTGGCCGTGCCGGGAATGGCGATCCGGGACGAGCGGTGTGTGGCCAAATCGTTTCCCCGTTTCTGGGAGATGCTGGAGGGCCTGAACGCATGA
- a CDS encoding prephenate dehydrogenase/arogenate dehydrogenase family protein, with product MRKRAVGIVGGGGGMGRWFARFFAGRGYDVHISERDSGMPLPELVAACRVVVVAVPMAVTTEVIRRVGPHLKPGALLMDLTSLKEEPVREMLAATAAEVVGCHPLFGPDAVDLEGQNVVLCPGRGKSGKAWLREILERSGARVVETTPERHDRVMAVVQGLTHLNTMAMGLAMETLGEDPEMLERMSTPAFRTKQDLLEKVFGPSPRLFAELVTKNPSAREVIAAYEKAVAQLKRFVEEEDAEGLEERLRRGV from the coding sequence ATGAGGAAGCGTGCGGTGGGCATCGTCGGAGGCGGAGGCGGGATGGGCCGCTGGTTCGCCCGCTTTTTTGCCGGCCGCGGATATGACGTCCACATCTCCGAGCGGGATTCGGGAATGCCCCTTCCGGAGCTGGTGGCCGCCTGCAGGGTTGTCGTCGTGGCGGTGCCCATGGCGGTGACGACGGAGGTGATCCGCCGGGTCGGTCCGCACCTGAAGCCGGGTGCTCTCCTGATGGACCTGACCTCCCTCAAGGAGGAGCCTGTCCGGGAAATGCTGGCGGCCACGGCGGCGGAAGTCGTCGGTTGCCATCCCCTCTTCGGACCCGATGCGGTCGATCTTGAGGGACAGAACGTCGTTCTCTGTCCCGGCCGCGGCAAATCCGGGAAGGCGTGGCTCCGGGAGATCCTGGAGCGCAGCGGGGCGAGGGTCGTCGAGACCACGCCGGAGAGGCACGACCGGGTCATGGCCGTTGTCCAGGGGCTCACCCATCTGAACACGATGGCCATGGGACTGGCCATGGAGACCCTGGGGGAAGACCCGGAGATGCTGGAGCGGATGTCGACCCCGGCCTTCCGGACAAAGCAGGACTTGCTGGAGAAGGTCTTTGGTCCCTCCCCGCGGCTTTTTGCCGAGTTGGTGACGAAGAATCCCTCCGCCCGGGAGGTGATCGCGGCGTACGAGAAGGCGGTGGCGCAGTTGAAGCGGTTTGTCGAGGAGGAGGACGCGGAGGGGCTCGAAGAACGGCTCCGCCGCGGAGTGTAG
- the trpD gene encoding anthranilate phosphoribosyltransferase, whose protein sequence is MLKQVLNKVVRREDLREGEMMSAMDAIMEGKATPAQIGAFITALRMKGETVEEVTGAARVMRQKATRIDARSGVIVDTCGTGGDGSNTFNISTTAAFVAAAAGLTVAKHGNRAVSSGCGSADVLEALGVNIEAEPDIVEECIQEIGIGFLFAPRLHGAMKYAAGPRRETGIRTIFNMLGPLTNPAGATAQLIGVYDPHLTETFAGVLKNLGTKRAFVVHGLDGLDEVTVTGETRVSELKDGLVRTYNFNPLDVIGEVYPAESLVGGDAEANARIVRAVLTGEAGPCRDVVVLNAAFAIVAGGKAGTVTEGAAVARECIDGGAAVKKLQALIEMSHA, encoded by the coding sequence ATGCTGAAGCAGGTGCTGAACAAGGTCGTCCGGCGGGAGGACCTGCGGGAAGGGGAGATGATGTCCGCGATGGATGCCATCATGGAGGGCAAGGCGACGCCCGCCCAGATCGGCGCCTTCATCACGGCCCTTCGCATGAAGGGAGAGACGGTCGAGGAGGTGACCGGGGCGGCGCGGGTGATGCGGCAGAAGGCGACGCGCATCGACGCCCGGTCCGGCGTCATCGTCGATACCTGCGGCACCGGCGGCGACGGGAGCAACACCTTCAACATCTCCACGACGGCCGCGTTTGTCGCGGCCGCGGCGGGCCTGACGGTGGCCAAGCACGGCAACCGGGCCGTATCCAGCGGCTGTGGGAGCGCCGATGTCCTGGAGGCCCTGGGCGTCAACATCGAGGCGGAGCCGGACATCGTCGAGGAATGCATCCAGGAGATCGGCATCGGGTTTCTTTTCGCTCCCCGCCTGCACGGGGCCATGAAGTACGCCGCCGGTCCCCGCCGGGAGACGGGAATCCGGACCATCTTCAACATGCTGGGCCCCCTGACGAACCCGGCAGGCGCGACGGCCCAGCTCATCGGCGTCTACGATCCCCACCTCACGGAGACCTTCGCGGGGGTGCTGAAAAACCTGGGGACGAAGCGGGCCTTCGTCGTCCACGGCCTGGACGGTCTCGACGAAGTTACGGTGACGGGAGAGACGAGGGTCTCGGAATTGAAGGACGGCCTCGTCCGGACCTACAACTTCAATCCGCTGGATGTCATCGGGGAGGTTTATCCCGCCGAATCCCTCGTGGGCGGAGACGCCGAGGCCAATGCCCGCATCGTCCGGGCCGTCCTGACGGGGGAAGCCGGTCCCTGCCGCGACGTGGTGGTGCTGAACGCCGCCTTCGCCATCGTCGCCGGCGGGAAGGCCGGGACGGTTACGGAGGGAGCCGCCGTCGCCCGGGAATGCATCGACGGCGGCGCGGCCGTGAAGAAGCTCCAGGCCCTGATCGAGATGAGCCACGCCTGA
- the trpE gene encoding anthranilate synthase component I has product MIFPDFDTFRALAREGNLIPVYRELLADTETPVTALLKLREERNVFLLESVEGSEKWGRYTFLGLSPRLVFRVRGREVHVEENGASRVLEHDGDPLRVLKEILGRYRPVSLPELPRFFGGAVGFLGYGMIRFFEKKLDRRPRRESGTDEAAFLLTDTLLVFDNVRHTLKVVSCARTDGAAGLRQAYDEAAGKIEELIARLKAAPAPIIPPQERAGEGGSFEGTVTEEEFRDMVVRAKEYIIAGDIIQVVLSQRFERPCSVDPVNLYRALRYVNPSPYLFFLKIDGFHLIGSSPEVMVRLEEGIAELKPIAGTRRRGATEQEDRRLADELLQDPKEKAEHVMLVDLGRNDLGRIARTGSVQVSQLMAVERYSHVMHLVSDIQAQLDDGRDAFDVLRAAFPAGTLTGAPKVRAMEIIDELEKYPRGPYGGAVGYISYTGNMDLGITIRTMMLENGMLSVQAGAGIVADSDPRSEYEETLHKAGGMFRAVALAENGFLLNGGAK; this is encoded by the coding sequence ATGATTTTCCCCGATTTCGACACGTTCCGGGCTCTGGCCCGGGAAGGCAACCTGATTCCCGTGTACCGCGAGCTCCTGGCGGACACGGAGACGCCCGTCACGGCCCTGCTCAAGCTGCGGGAGGAGCGGAACGTGTTTCTCCTGGAGAGTGTCGAGGGGTCGGAGAAGTGGGGACGGTACACCTTCCTGGGCCTGTCGCCGCGCCTCGTCTTCCGGGTCCGGGGGCGAGAAGTGCACGTAGAGGAGAACGGGGCGAGCCGGGTCCTGGAGCATGACGGGGATCCACTGCGCGTCCTGAAGGAGATCCTGGGGCGGTACCGGCCGGTCAGTCTCCCGGAGCTTCCCCGCTTCTTCGGTGGGGCCGTCGGGTTCCTGGGCTATGGCATGATCCGCTTCTTCGAGAAGAAACTGGACCGCCGTCCCCGGCGAGAAAGCGGAACCGACGAGGCAGCCTTCCTGCTTACGGACACCCTGCTCGTTTTCGACAACGTGCGCCATACCCTCAAGGTCGTCTCCTGCGCCCGGACGGACGGAGCCGCCGGTCTCCGGCAGGCCTACGACGAGGCGGCCGGGAAGATCGAAGAGCTGATTGCACGCCTCAAGGCCGCTCCGGCCCCCATCATTCCGCCGCAGGAACGGGCGGGCGAAGGCGGCTCGTTTGAAGGGACCGTCACGGAGGAGGAATTCCGCGACATGGTCGTCCGGGCGAAGGAATACATCATCGCCGGCGACATCATCCAGGTCGTCCTCTCCCAGCGCTTCGAACGGCCCTGTTCCGTCGATCCCGTCAACCTCTACCGGGCCCTGCGGTACGTCAACCCGTCTCCATACCTTTTTTTCCTGAAGATCGACGGCTTCCACCTGATCGGCTCCTCCCCGGAGGTCATGGTTCGCCTGGAGGAGGGCATCGCCGAGTTGAAGCCCATCGCCGGTACGCGGAGAAGGGGCGCCACGGAGCAGGAGGACCGGCGCCTGGCGGACGAACTGCTCCAGGACCCGAAGGAGAAGGCGGAGCACGTGATGCTCGTCGACCTGGGACGGAACGACCTGGGGCGGATCGCCCGGACGGGGAGCGTCCAGGTGAGCCAGCTGATGGCCGTGGAGCGCTATTCCCACGTCATGCATCTGGTCTCCGACATCCAGGCCCAACTGGACGACGGGCGGGACGCCTTCGACGTCCTCAGGGCGGCCTTTCCGGCGGGAACGCTGACGGGGGCGCCGAAGGTCCGGGCCATGGAGATCATCGACGAGCTGGAGAAATACCCGCGGGGGCCTTACGGCGGCGCCGTCGGCTACATCAGCTACACGGGCAACATGGACCTGGGCATCACCATCCGGACAATGATGCTGGAAAACGGGATGCTGTCGGTCCAGGCGGGCGCGGGCATCGTCGCCGATTCCGACCCCCGGAGTGAATACGAGGAAACGCTGCACAAGGCGGGGGGGATGTTTCGGGCCGTCGCCCTGGCGGAAAACGGCTTTTTGCTGAACGGAGGTGCAAAATGA
- the trpC gene encoding indole-3-glycerol phosphate synthase TrpC: protein MILDRIVEVKKREVALAKARTPLEVLERSLPGAPPVRDFREALRRYPCAIIGEIKQASPSKGRLCEDFRPREIAAAYERGGAAAISVLTDETFFEGAGAHLSEVRREATLPVLRKDFVIDEYQIVEARLLGADAVLLIARILEEGRLREYAALAASLGMSALVEVHGGEELDLALRAGAVLVGINNRDLDTFRTDLATTLELAPRVPAGVTVVGESGIHTRGDVELLLAAGVHAFLIGEALMKAPDQAAKLKELTGR, encoded by the coding sequence GTGATACTCGACCGTATCGTGGAGGTGAAAAAGCGGGAAGTGGCCCTCGCGAAGGCGCGGACGCCCCTTGAGGTCCTGGAGCGCTCCCTTCCCGGGGCTCCGCCCGTTCGCGATTTCCGGGAGGCGCTGCGCAGGTATCCCTGCGCGATCATCGGCGAGATCAAGCAGGCATCCCCGTCCAAAGGCCGCCTCTGCGAGGATTTCCGGCCCCGGGAGATCGCCGCCGCCTATGAGAGAGGCGGGGCGGCCGCCATCTCGGTCCTGACGGACGAAACCTTTTTCGAGGGCGCCGGCGCCCATCTTTCGGAGGTGCGGCGAGAGGCGACCCTTCCCGTCCTGCGCAAGGACTTCGTCATCGACGAATACCAGATCGTCGAGGCGCGGCTCCTGGGGGCCGACGCGGTGCTCCTGATTGCCCGCATCCTGGAGGAAGGCCGGCTCCGGGAGTACGCCGCCCTGGCTGCCTCGCTGGGCATGAGCGCCCTCGTGGAGGTCCACGGCGGCGAGGAGCTGGACCTGGCCCTCCGCGCCGGGGCCGTTCTCGTGGGGATCAACAACCGCGACCTCGACACCTTCCGGACGGACCTGGCTACGACGCTGGAGCTGGCGCCCCGGGTGCCGGCGGGCGTGACGGTCGTCGGGGAGAGCGGCATCCACACCCGGGGAGACGTGGAGCTTCTTCTCGCTGCGGGTGTGCACGCCTTTCTGATCGGCGAGGCCCTGATGAAGGCCCCTGATCAGGCGGCGAAACTGAAGGAGCTGACAGGACGATGA
- the aroC gene encoding chorismate synthase — translation MAGSTIGVLFRVTTWGESHGPALGAVVDGCPPGLALDEQDVQEWLDRRRPGRVRSSSPRREDDRVEILSGVFEGKTTGTPIALLIRNRDAASHDYEHLRDVFRPGHGDYAYLQKYGIRDYRGGGRASGRETAARVAAGAVAAKVLAGSGIRVFAFTRELGGITAADTRPGEMDRNDLRCPDPEAAARMADLLEEARKEGDSLGGVVEVVVQGCPPGLGEPVFDKLDADLAGALMSIGTVKGVEIGAGFEAARMKGSESNDALGPDGFQSNRAGGILAGISTGQDIVIRVACKPIPSIGREQQTVDVSGKPVVLAVRGRHDGCVIPRILPVCEAMVSIVLADHLLRQRAVGR, via the coding sequence ATGGCCGGCAGTACCATCGGAGTCTTATTCCGCGTTACGACCTGGGGGGAATCCCACGGTCCCGCCCTCGGGGCCGTCGTGGACGGGTGCCCGCCGGGCCTTGCCCTCGACGAGCAGGACGTCCAGGAGTGGCTGGACCGGCGCAGGCCGGGCCGTGTTCGATCGTCATCGCCCCGCCGGGAAGACGACCGCGTGGAGATCCTCTCCGGCGTGTTCGAGGGAAAGACCACGGGCACCCCGATCGCGCTTCTGATCCGAAACCGGGACGCCGCGTCGCATGACTACGAACATCTTCGGGACGTCTTCCGGCCCGGGCACGGCGACTATGCGTACCTGCAGAAGTACGGCATCCGGGACTACCGGGGGGGCGGGCGCGCCTCCGGGCGGGAAACCGCCGCCCGGGTCGCCGCCGGGGCCGTGGCCGCGAAGGTCCTGGCGGGATCGGGAATCCGAGTGTTTGCCTTCACGAGGGAGCTTGGGGGGATCACCGCCGCGGACACCCGGCCCGGGGAGATGGACCGGAATGACCTCCGGTGTCCCGATCCGGAGGCGGCCGCCCGGATGGCAGACCTCTTGGAGGAGGCGAGAAAAGAAGGGGATTCGCTGGGAGGTGTCGTGGAGGTGGTCGTCCAGGGGTGTCCTCCCGGTCTCGGCGAACCCGTCTTCGACAAGCTCGACGCCGACCTGGCCGGAGCCCTCATGAGCATCGGGACCGTCAAGGGCGTGGAGATCGGCGCCGGGTTCGAGGCGGCCCGGATGAAGGGCTCTGAGAGCAACGATGCCCTGGGACCGGACGGGTTCCAGTCGAACCGGGCCGGAGGGATCCTCGCGGGCATCTCGACGGGCCAGGATATCGTGATCCGGGTGGCCTGCAAACCGATCCCCTCCATCGGCAGGGAGCAGCAGACCGTGGATGTCTCGGGGAAACCGGTCGTACTGGCCGTCCGGGGAAGGCACGACGGGTGCGTTATCCCGAGGATCCTGCCGGTCTGCGAGGCCATGGTCTCCATCGTCCTGGCGGACCACCTCCTGAGGCAGAGGGCGGTCGGGCGATGA